A genomic segment from uncultured Erythrobacter sp. encodes:
- a CDS encoding MDR family MFS transporter, with the protein MASRAEPAAGIGQDRPSAPLDAPEVETGNYPLMIVGVMAASLLQILDTTIANVALPHMQSSLGATVDTITWVLTSYIIASAVALPITGWLADRIGARRLFIGSVAGFILASMLCGLAQNLEEMVAFRALQGVAGAFIAPLSQSFMLDATRPSRHPQIMAIWGMGIMIGPILGPILGGWLTETANWRWVFFVNLPVGIASLAILIAYLPKRPRRERRFDITGFMLLAVALASFQLMLDRGAQEDWLASAEIWTYLVLTLSATWMVVIHFAKAPAPLFERKLFADRNFAIALAFMIVIGIVMFAVMALLPPMLQNLFGYGVIDTGIVLMPRGVGILVSMQLSGLMMRRGIDARPVVASGFLICALSLWQMAHWSLEVDEAHVIISGLLQGLGMGLVFIPLQVSAFATLSPAMRTDGSSLLNLFRSLGASAGIAWMTVLLARNIQTSHADLGQHVTAATGSVVDFSTIDRFQALGDTAMTLIDAEVNRQAAMIAYVDDFWLMMWITLAAAPLAFLMRGNKGQAAGPIALSE; encoded by the coding sequence ATGGCAAGCCGGGCCGAGCCTGCCGCTGGCATCGGTCAAGACCGACCAAGCGCCCCGCTGGACGCGCCCGAGGTGGAAACGGGCAACTACCCGCTGATGATCGTCGGGGTCATGGCGGCATCGCTGCTTCAGATCCTCGACACCACCATCGCCAATGTCGCCCTGCCGCATATGCAAAGCTCCTTGGGGGCGACGGTCGACACGATCACCTGGGTGCTGACGAGCTACATCATCGCCTCCGCCGTCGCCCTGCCGATCACCGGCTGGTTGGCGGACCGGATCGGCGCGCGGCGCTTGTTCATCGGTTCGGTCGCGGGGTTCATCCTCGCCTCGATGCTGTGCGGACTGGCGCAGAACCTTGAGGAGATGGTCGCCTTTCGCGCGCTGCAAGGCGTGGCGGGGGCCTTCATCGCGCCCTTGAGCCAGTCCTTCATGCTCGACGCCACCCGCCCCAGTCGCCACCCGCAGATCATGGCGATCTGGGGCATGGGGATTATGATCGGCCCGATCCTCGGGCCCATCCTCGGCGGGTGGCTGACCGAGACCGCGAACTGGCGCTGGGTGTTCTTCGTCAATCTGCCGGTCGGCATCGCCTCATTGGCGATCCTCATCGCCTACCTGCCCAAACGCCCCCGGCGAGAGCGGCGGTTCGACATCACCGGGTTCATGCTGCTGGCCGTCGCTCTCGCATCATTCCAGCTGATGCTCGATCGCGGCGCGCAGGAAGACTGGCTCGCGTCGGCGGAGATATGGACGTATCTCGTGCTCACCCTGTCAGCGACGTGGATGGTGGTGATCCACTTCGCCAAGGCACCCGCCCCGTTGTTCGAGCGAAAACTGTTCGCCGACCGCAATTTCGCCATCGCGCTCGCCTTCATGATCGTGATCGGGATCGTGATGTTCGCGGTCATGGCGCTGCTGCCGCCGATGCTTCAGAACCTGTTCGGTTACGGCGTGATCGACACCGGGATCGTGTTGATGCCGCGCGGGGTGGGCATCCTTGTCTCGATGCAGCTTTCCGGCCTGATGATGCGCCGGGGGATCGACGCGCGGCCGGTGGTGGCGAGCGGGTTCCTGATCTGCGCCCTCTCGCTGTGGCAGATGGCGCATTGGTCGCTGGAGGTGGACGAGGCGCACGTGATTATCAGCGGCTTGCTGCAAGGCCTAGGCATGGGGCTAGTGTTCATCCCCTTGCAGGTCAGCGCCTTTGCCACGCTCAGCCCGGCGATGCGCACGGACGGATCGAGCCTGCTCAACCTGTTCCGCTCCTTGGGCGCGTCGGCTGGGATTGCGTGGATGACGGTGCTGCTCGCCCGCAATATCCAGACGAGTCACGCCGATCTCGGCCAGCATGTGACGGCAGCGACGGGGAGCGTGGTGGATTTCTCGACCATCGACCGGTTCCAGGCGCTGGGAGATACGGCGATGACGCTGATTGATGCCGAGGTGAACCGGCAGGCGGCGATGATCGCCTATGTCGATGATTTCTGGCTGATGATGTGGATCACGCTAGCCGCCGCGCCGCTCGCCTTCCTGATGCGCGGGAACAAGGGGCAAGCCGCCGGGCCGATTGCCTTGTCCGAATAA
- a CDS encoding HlyD family secretion protein, whose protein sequence is MAEADPAIARESVSEAPAAPTPARKPWARWALMLIVPLALAAGALLYWQSLAGKVSTDNAYIKQDMVAVSAEVGGRIVEAMVTDGAVVQSGQLLFRIDPEPFRLQIAEANAAIAGAQANVIALSNAPELTGTDIEAARSDVAFAQARFERVAALREKGFSTKADYEAAEQAVVQAREAVRQAEDRQREARARLATGAAVPGVNPQVAAAEARRANAQLALRRTEVRSPAAGRIAQAERLQVGQQVVPNLPVLTLVREGSTYVEANFKETDLADMAVGQRAEVRFDAYPDLVLKGRVAAIGAGTGAEFSVLPAQNATGNWVKVTQRVPVRIALEGESPRRLIAGLSSEVIVFTETSAGN, encoded by the coding sequence ATGGCTGAAGCCGATCCCGCCATCGCGCGCGAAAGCGTAAGCGAGGCTCCCGCAGCCCCCACCCCCGCCCGCAAGCCGTGGGCGCGCTGGGCACTGATGCTAATCGTGCCACTGGCGCTGGCCGCTGGCGCGCTGCTTTATTGGCAGAGCCTTGCGGGCAAGGTCTCGACCGACAATGCCTATATCAAGCAGGACATGGTCGCGGTCAGCGCCGAAGTCGGCGGGCGGATTGTCGAGGCGATGGTGACGGATGGTGCAGTGGTTCAGTCGGGCCAGCTGCTGTTCCGGATCGACCCCGAACCCTTCCGCTTGCAGATCGCCGAAGCCAATGCCGCGATCGCTGGTGCGCAGGCGAATGTGATCGCGCTCAGCAACGCGCCCGAACTCACCGGCACCGACATAGAAGCGGCGCGCAGCGACGTCGCCTTTGCGCAAGCTCGGTTCGAGAGGGTCGCGGCGCTGCGGGAGAAAGGCTTCTCGACCAAGGCCGATTACGAGGCAGCAGAGCAAGCGGTGGTGCAGGCGCGCGAGGCGGTGCGGCAGGCGGAAGACCGCCAGCGTGAAGCCCGCGCGCGGCTCGCGACCGGAGCGGCTGTGCCCGGCGTCAACCCGCAGGTCGCCGCGGCCGAGGCCCGCCGCGCCAATGCCCAGCTCGCCCTGCGCCGCACCGAAGTGCGCAGCCCCGCCGCAGGGCGCATCGCGCAAGCGGAGCGCTTGCAAGTCGGCCAGCAGGTCGTTCCAAACCTGCCCGTGCTGACACTGGTGCGCGAGGGATCGACCTACGTTGAAGCGAATTTCAAGGAGACCGATCTGGCTGACATGGCGGTCGGCCAGCGCGCCGAAGTGCGTTTCGATGCCTATCCAGACTTGGTGCTCAAAGGCCGCGTAGCTGCGATTGGCGCGGGAACGGGCGCTGAATTCTCTGTGCTCCCGGCGCAAAACGCGACCGGCAATTGGGTCAAGGTGACGCAGCGCGTCCCGGTGCGGATCGCGCTTGAAGGCGAAAGCCCGCGCCGCCTGATCGCCGGGCTTTCGAGCGAAGTCATCGTGTTCACCGAAACAAGCGCCGGCAACTGA
- a CDS encoding MarR family transcriptional regulator, whose product MSMETGYRLADNSRQLRRLFDERVRGLGITGPQARLLLSLERNPGENQAFYAERLEIEPITLTRIVDRLEEAGWIERRSDPADRRARILHLTDKSRGIVTRLRVSVEGLFEEMLAGFDAGERAVFADLLERIATNLATARQPEVAHG is encoded by the coding sequence ATGAGTATGGAAACAGGCTACCGACTCGCCGATAACTCGCGCCAACTGCGCCGCCTGTTCGATGAACGGGTGCGTGGACTAGGCATTACCGGCCCGCAGGCGCGGCTGCTGCTCTCGCTCGAACGCAATCCGGGCGAGAATCAGGCCTTCTATGCCGAGCGGCTGGAGATCGAGCCGATCACCCTCACCCGCATTGTTGACCGGCTGGAAGAGGCTGGCTGGATCGAACGCCGCAGCGATCCGGCAGACCGGCGCGCGCGCATCCTTCACCTCACGGACAAGAGCCGCGGGATCGTGACCCGGCTGCGGGTCAGCGTAGAAGGGCTGTTCGAGGAAATGCTTGCCGGATTCGATGCGGGCGAGCGGGCGGTGTTTGCCGATCTGCTCGAACGGATCGCCACCAATCTTGCCACCGCGCGTCAACCGGAGGTGGCTCATGGCTGA
- a CDS encoding alpha/beta fold hydrolase — MTITTDQFASFDGTRLAIHTEGKGRPVLLLHGLFSSAQMNWIKWGHGARLAAAGFKAIMLDFRVHGQSEAPREASAYPPGVLVRDVAALAEHLGLEPGGFDLVGFSLGARTAIHAVGYGILEPRRLAICGMGVAGLSDWERRADHFKRVIDEFDTIKPGDPAYTARTFLKSQGVDRVAARLLLDAMDDFDLARLAVITMPSAVICGDEDQDNGSAEELAALLPDARYIEVPGTHLNSVTKPDLGEALARFLAA, encoded by the coding sequence ATGACGATCACGACTGACCAGTTCGCCAGCTTCGACGGCACCCGCCTTGCAATCCACACGGAGGGGAAGGGCCGCCCCGTACTGCTGCTCCACGGACTGTTTTCCTCGGCTCAGATGAACTGGATCAAATGGGGCCACGGCGCGCGGCTCGCGGCAGCCGGCTTCAAGGCGATCATGCTCGATTTTCGCGTACATGGCCAAAGCGAGGCCCCGCGCGAGGCGAGCGCCTATCCGCCCGGCGTGCTGGTGCGCGATGTCGCCGCGTTGGCCGAGCATCTTGGGCTGGAGCCGGGCGGGTTCGATCTGGTCGGCTTTTCGCTGGGCGCGCGCACCGCGATCCACGCGGTCGGCTACGGCATCCTCGAACCGCGCCGCTTGGCGATTTGCGGGATGGGGGTGGCGGGCCTGTCCGATTGGGAGCGGCGCGCGGACCACTTCAAGCGGGTGATCGACGAGTTCGATACGATCAAGCCCGGCGATCCGGCCTACACCGCACGCACTTTCCTGAAGTCCCAAGGCGTCGACCGGGTCGCTGCGCGGTTGTTGCTCGACGCGATGGACGATTTCGATCTTGCCCGCCTTGCCGTCATTACCATGCCGTCGGCTGTGATCTGCGGCGATGAGGATCAGGACAATGGTTCGGCCGAGGAGCTTGCCGCGCTGCTGCCAGATGCACGTTACATCGAAGTGCCCGGCACCCACCTCAACAGCGTGACCAAGCCTGACCTTGGCGAGGCGCTTGCGCGCTTCCTTGCGGCCTGA
- a CDS encoding M2 family metallopeptidase: MKLAAPLLRCCCAALAIAVAAPLAAQDTAAPAAAAAETLTPADASAWIAKVEAEFGAFIVEYSRVSWINATYITHDSDELAAKYGAELTLKQVGYATEAARYAKIEGLDEETRRKLDMLRNGIALPAPSRPGAAEELNAIATRLGSAYGRGKGTLNGQPINGSDIEAEMGNLERTPAELKEMWASWHDNVGAPMREDYSRMTALANEGAKELGFADFGAMWRSGYDMPPEQFAAETERMWQEVKPLYIALHTYVRRKLNEKYGDAVQPRTGPIRADLLGNMWAQEWGNIYPLVAPAGAGDIGYDLTDLIAKKNLDAVGMTKVGEQFFSSLGFAPLPATFWERSQFTKPADREVVCHASAWDIDNVDDLRIKMCIKPNADDFITIHHELGHNYYQRAYNKQDTLHLNGANDGFHEAIGDMIALSITPEYLVQIDMLDPKDVPSADKDIGLLLRQAMDKVAFLPFGLLLDRYRWGLFDGSIPEAATNTGWNDLRREYQGVVPPVERDVAGFDAGAKYHIPGNVSYTRYFLARLLQFQFYKAACDTAGWKGPLHRCSIYGNKEVGAKLNAMLEMGASKPWPDALEAFTGERQMNGTAMVEYFAPLMKWLEKQNKGEKAGW; this comes from the coding sequence ATGAAACTTGCCGCCCCCCTGTTGCGCTGCTGCTGCGCTGCGCTCGCCATTGCTGTTGCTGCGCCATTAGCCGCACAAGACACCGCCGCGCCCGCTGCTGCTGCCGCCGAAACGCTCACGCCCGCCGATGCCAGCGCGTGGATCGCCAAGGTCGAGGCCGAATTCGGCGCCTTCATCGTCGAATATTCGCGCGTTTCGTGGATCAACGCGACCTATATCACCCATGATAGCGACGAACTCGCCGCCAAGTATGGTGCGGAGCTGACGCTGAAGCAGGTCGGCTATGCGACCGAGGCGGCGCGCTACGCCAAGATCGAAGGCCTTGATGAAGAAACCCGGCGCAAGCTCGATATGCTGCGCAATGGCATCGCCCTGCCAGCACCGTCACGTCCCGGCGCGGCCGAGGAGCTCAACGCCATCGCCACCCGTCTGGGCTCAGCCTATGGGCGCGGCAAGGGCACGCTGAATGGCCAGCCGATCAACGGCAGCGATATCGAGGCCGAGATGGGCAATCTCGAGCGCACGCCCGCAGAACTGAAGGAAATGTGGGCCAGCTGGCACGACAATGTCGGCGCGCCGATGCGGGAGGATTATTCCCGCATGACCGCGCTCGCCAACGAAGGCGCCAAGGAGCTGGGCTTTGCCGATTTCGGCGCGATGTGGCGGTCAGGCTATGACATGCCCCCCGAACAATTCGCCGCCGAGACCGAGCGGATGTGGCAGGAGGTGAAGCCGCTCTACATCGCGCTCCACACCTATGTGCGCCGCAAGCTTAATGAGAAATACGGCGACGCCGTCCAGCCGCGCACCGGCCCGATCCGCGCTGACCTGCTCGGCAATATGTGGGCGCAGGAATGGGGCAATATCTACCCGCTGGTCGCGCCTGCGGGGGCTGGCGACATCGGCTATGACCTCACCGATCTGATCGCCAAGAAGAACCTTGATGCTGTCGGTATGACCAAGGTGGGCGAGCAGTTCTTCTCGTCATTGGGCTTTGCCCCGCTACCTGCTACCTTCTGGGAGCGCAGCCAGTTCACCAAGCCCGCCGACCGCGAAGTGGTGTGCCACGCTTCGGCTTGGGATATCGACAATGTCGATGATCTGCGCATCAAGATGTGCATCAAGCCCAACGCGGATGACTTCATCACGATCCACCATGAGCTTGGCCACAACTACTACCAGCGCGCCTATAACAAGCAGGACACGCTGCATCTGAACGGCGCCAATGACGGGTTCCACGAAGCGATCGGGGACATGATCGCCCTGTCGATCACGCCTGAATATCTGGTGCAGATCGACATGCTCGATCCCAAGGATGTGCCGAGCGCCGACAAGGACATCGGCCTCTTGCTTCGCCAGGCGATGGACAAGGTCGCGTTCCTGCCCTTCGGCCTGCTGCTCGATCGCTACCGCTGGGGACTGTTCGACGGCTCGATACCGGAAGCGGCGACCAACACCGGTTGGAACGATCTGCGGCGCGAATATCAGGGCGTTGTCCCCCCGGTCGAGCGCGATGTGGCCGGGTTTGATGCGGGCGCCAAGTATCACATTCCGGGTAACGTCTCCTACACCCGCTACTTCCTAGCGCGGTTGCTCCAGTTCCAGTTCTACAAGGCCGCCTGCGACACTGCCGGGTGGAAGGGACCGCTTCACCGCTGCTCGATCTACGGCAACAAGGAGGTCGGCGCGAAGCTGAACGCGATGCTGGAGATGGGCGCGTCCAAGCCCTGGCCCGATGCGCTCGAAGCCTTCACTGGCGAGCGCCAGATGAACGGTACCGCGATGGTCGAATATTTCGCGCCGCTGATGAAATGGCTGGAAAAACAGAACAAGGGCGAGAAGGCCGGCTGGTGA
- a CDS encoding YncE family protein: protein MAGKTEQGREGRLVMRRGGGSFAGAAALLALVACAPVAEVERAGAVAVMPPTLFVAAKRGNTLSKVDLATGEEVLRLPSCTNPHELATSPDGQHVALACYGGTSVDVFRTDTLERVKTIDLGDNARPHGIVWHDNGNIFVTAEGRQSVFHILGPLTGAKVLFEFSTGKQGSHMLAVSPDARTAWTTDLGSRTVTRVDLVTRRAPISVTVGEEPEGIALSPDGKTLWVSARGSNQAFALDPQTMAVRATVPTGRFPLRIAVRPQGEVAVTSDLQDGSLSVIDTGTAKVIRTIPVSSPAEAQQRFQVTILWSDDGSKVYVAETASDTVAEVDYASGKVLRRFKVGEGGDGMAILP, encoded by the coding sequence ATGGCTGGAAAAACAGAACAAGGGCGAGAAGGCCGGCTGGTGATGCGGCGCGGGGGCGGATCATTCGCTGGGGCGGCGGCGCTTTTGGCGCTCGTCGCCTGTGCGCCAGTTGCCGAGGTTGAGCGTGCAGGGGCGGTGGCTGTCATGCCGCCCACCCTGTTCGTCGCGGCCAAGCGCGGCAACACGTTGTCGAAGGTCGATCTTGCCACCGGCGAAGAAGTGCTGCGCCTGCCGAGCTGCACCAACCCCCATGAATTGGCGACCTCGCCCGATGGCCAGCATGTCGCGCTCGCCTGCTATGGCGGGACGAGCGTGGACGTATTCCGCACCGACACGCTTGAGCGGGTCAAGACCATCGACCTCGGTGACAATGCGCGGCCGCACGGGATCGTCTGGCATGACAACGGCAACATCTTCGTCACAGCCGAAGGCCGACAATCGGTGTTCCACATTCTCGGTCCGCTGACCGGGGCCAAGGTTCTGTTCGAATTTTCGACCGGCAAGCAAGGCAGCCATATGCTCGCCGTCAGTCCCGATGCGCGCACGGCCTGGACCACCGATCTCGGCTCGCGCACGGTGACACGCGTGGATCTCGTGACCCGCCGTGCGCCGATTTCAGTCACGGTCGGTGAGGAGCCGGAGGGCATCGCGCTCAGCCCCGATGGCAAAACCCTGTGGGTCTCGGCACGCGGATCCAATCAGGCCTTCGCGCTCGATCCGCAGACGATGGCGGTGCGCGCCACGGTTCCCACTGGCCGCTTCCCGCTGCGCATCGCGGTCCGCCCGCAAGGCGAGGTTGCTGTGACCTCCGATCTTCAGGACGGTAGCCTCAGCGTCATCGACACGGGCACCGCCAAGGTGATCCGCACGATTCCCGTATCCAGCCCCGCTGAAGCGCAGCAACGCTTTCAGGTGACGATCCTTTGGTCCGACGACGGCTCCAAGGTCTACGTTGCCGAGACCGCCAGCGACACTGTCGCTGAGGTTGATTACGCCAGCGGCAAAGTCCTGCGCCGCTTCAAAGTGGGCGAGGGTGGGGACGGGATGGCGATCCTGCCTTGA
- a CDS encoding RimK/LysX family protein — MVVGWRELVSLPELGLAGIPAKIDTGARTSSLHGQVLEDFVRDGERFVRFAVDWDGTRHFCEAVHVDLRGITSSNGDQQTRFVIKSPLTIGNLTFRAEISLADRSQMQFPMLIGRTALRRRMVVDSGHSWLQSPAIAHMGRIRR, encoded by the coding sequence TTGGTCGTCGGCTGGCGTGAGCTGGTCAGCCTGCCCGAGCTTGGACTTGCGGGTATCCCCGCCAAGATCGACACGGGCGCACGCACCTCGTCGCTCCACGGCCAGGTGCTCGAAGACTTTGTGAGGGATGGCGAACGGTTCGTGCGCTTTGCTGTCGACTGGGACGGGACGCGGCATTTCTGCGAGGCGGTGCATGTTGATCTGCGCGGGATCACCAGCAGCAATGGCGACCAGCAGACGCGCTTTGTCATAAAGTCGCCGCTGACCATCGGTAATCTTACCTTCCGGGCGGAGATCAGCCTGGCGGATCGTTCCCAGATGCAATTCCCGATGCTGATTGGGCGCACCGCGCTTCGGCGACGGATGGTGGTGGATAGCGGTCATTCGTGGCTGCAATCACCTGCGATAGCGCATATGGGGCGCATCCGCCGCTAA
- the rimK gene encoding 30S ribosomal protein S6--L-glutamate ligase yields the protein MKIAMLARNANLYSHQRLKQAAEARGHTLDILNTLRCTVHIASHRPEVYYNGAPIAAYDAVIPRIGASITNYGLAILRQFEMRGIWSLNESVAIGRSRDKLRSLQILAKHGLGLPLTAYANDPKQAEEIIKAVNGPPVVIKLIEGTQGIGVVLAETMSSAKSVIEAFRGANVNILVQEFIKEAGGTDIRALVVGGKVVAAMKRTGAPDEFRSNLHRGGSAGVIKITPEERSTAVRAAKRMGLNVCGVDMLRSNHGPVIMEVNSSPGLEGIESATGKDIAGQIIDFIAANAKGGATKTKGRG from the coding sequence ATGAAAATCGCGATGCTGGCGCGCAACGCCAACCTCTATTCGCACCAGCGGCTCAAGCAGGCCGCCGAGGCGCGCGGCCATACGCTCGATATTCTCAACACCCTGCGCTGCACGGTGCACATCGCCAGCCACCGGCCCGAGGTCTATTACAACGGTGCGCCAATCGCCGCCTATGACGCGGTGATCCCGCGGATCGGGGCGTCGATCACGAACTACGGCCTCGCAATCCTGCGCCAGTTTGAGATGCGGGGCATCTGGTCGCTCAACGAAAGCGTGGCGATTGGCCGAAGCCGCGACAAGCTGCGGTCTTTGCAGATCCTCGCCAAGCATGGCCTCGGCCTGCCGCTCACCGCCTATGCCAATGATCCCAAGCAGGCCGAGGAGATCATCAAGGCCGTCAATGGCCCGCCGGTGGTGATCAAGCTGATCGAAGGCACCCAAGGCATCGGCGTGGTGCTGGCTGAGACAATGAGCAGTGCGAAGTCCGTGATAGAGGCGTTTCGCGGCGCCAACGTCAACATTCTGGTGCAGGAGTTCATCAAGGAAGCGGGCGGCACCGATATCCGCGCGCTGGTGGTGGGCGGCAAGGTGGTCGCAGCGATGAAGCGCACCGGCGCGCCGGACGAGTTCCGCTCCAACCTTCACCGGGGCGGCAGCGCAGGCGTCATCAAGATCACCCCCGAGGAACGTTCAACCGCTGTGCGCGCGGCCAAGCGCATGGGGCTGAACGTATGCGGGGTCGATATGCTGCGCAGCAACCACGGCCCGGTGATCATGGAGGTCAATTCCTCCCCCGGTCTCGAAGGGATCGAAAGCGCGACGGGGAAAGACATCGCCGGCCAGATCATCGATTTCATAGCCGCGAACGCCAAAGGCGGGGCGACGAAGACCAAGGGGCGGGGGTAG
- a CDS encoding SDR family oxidoreductase, which yields MSSLSLSRSIAGRVAIITGAASGMGRATARLFAAEGAHVAVVDLDLAACVAVAAECGPAARPYALDVADGDAIVRTVAQIAADFGRIDILVNNAGVSSFCALDDPAYEDIWATALAVMLTAHQRMVRAALPWLRQSDAPRIVNIASTEGLGATPGDTPYVAAKTGVIGLTRGLAVDLGPEGITVNCICPGPIRTAMTDAVAEEHKTIFAKRRTALRRYGEPEEVAHMTLSLVLPAASYITGVAIPVDGGLMARNA from the coding sequence ATGTCCAGCCTCAGCCTGTCGCGATCAATTGCCGGGCGCGTTGCCATTATCACGGGCGCTGCGAGCGGCATGGGACGCGCAACGGCGCGGCTGTTCGCTGCCGAAGGCGCGCATGTCGCAGTGGTTGACCTCGACTTGGCCGCCTGCGTCGCGGTGGCGGCGGAGTGCGGGCCTGCCGCACGTCCCTATGCGCTCGATGTGGCGGATGGGGACGCTATCGTCCGCACTGTCGCGCAGATCGCGGCAGACTTTGGCAGGATCGACATTCTGGTGAACAATGCTGGGGTTTCGAGCTTCTGCGCGCTGGATGACCCCGCTTACGAGGACATCTGGGCCACCGCGCTGGCCGTGATGCTCACAGCGCACCAGCGGATGGTGCGCGCCGCCTTGCCGTGGCTGCGCCAGAGCGATGCCCCCCGGATCGTCAACATCGCCTCGACCGAAGGCCTCGGCGCCACGCCCGGCGATACGCCCTATGTCGCGGCGAAAACCGGTGTGATCGGGCTGACGCGGGGGCTGGCAGTCGATCTCGGCCCGGAAGGCATCACGGTCAACTGCATCTGCCCCGGCCCGATCCGCACCGCGATGACCGATGCGGTCGCGGAGGAACACAAGACCATCTTTGCAAAACGTCGCACTGCGCTCCGCCGCTATGGCGAGCCGGAGGAAGTCGCGCATATGACGCTATCGCTGGTGCTTCCGGCGGCAAGCTACATCACCGGGGTCGCGATCCCGGTCGACGGCGGCCTCATGGCGCGCAACGCCTGA